The following proteins are co-located in the Bordetella bronchialis genome:
- a CDS encoding [protein-PII] uridylyltransferase produces the protein MSSQAAPSLAAPESGATDLPSLRARMRARRDAAIAAFREHERPDPLLQELRRITDQTLRDLIKQCPLPPGAVLAAVGGYGRGELYPHSDVDLLILLPHAPSPDEEAAVERLVAALWDLGLEPGHSVRTIADCEREADADITVETALLESRWLAGNRALMKAFDTAMRARLDPAVFFSAKRVEMQQRHARYQDTPYALEPNCKESPGGLRDLQVIMWMARAAGFGESWREIARAGLLTASEARGLRRAEQAFKRLRIELHLMSKRREDRVLFDLQPALAEVYGIKATATRRASELMMQRYYWAARLVTQLNSILVQNIEERLFPRPASDARDIDDDFRSLHDRLDVIRDDAFERNPTLLLRAFLVMQQHPHLNGMSARTVRAIWHARHRIDAQFRRNPVNRRLFLQILQQPSGIVHELRRMTMLNILPRYLPVFRRIVGQMQHDLFHVYTVDQHTLTVIRNLRRFTMPEHAQEYPLASQLISELDRHWLLYVAALFHDIAKGRGGDHSELGAREVRKFAHDHGLAPEDAELVEFLVRQHLLMSTVAQKRDLSDPEVVRDFAATVKDERHLTALYLLTVADIRGTSPKVWNAWKGKLLEDLYRLTLGALGGAHHDADTVLNHRKAEAARLTRLAGLRDDAREAFWKQLDVAYFLRHDASDIAWHTRHLYHRPAPEQAVVKARPTEQGEGLQVMVYTRDAPDLFAAICGYFDAKSLSIQDARIHTTRHGWALDSFIVLLPDGASDLRAQAALVEHELAARLKDPQTFSQAGAGGAAPYGRARLSRMSRVFPVPPQAELQPDERSKSWRLSVTATDRPGLLHALARVFASHGVNLQMAKVMTLGDRVEDVFIIEGATLERPRTQMQFERAILDALAGDGVQRAAA, from the coding sequence ATGAGTTCGCAAGCCGCACCTTCCTTGGCGGCGCCGGAGTCCGGCGCCACGGACCTGCCGTCCCTGCGCGCGCGCATGCGCGCCAGGCGCGACGCCGCCATCGCCGCCTTCCGGGAACACGAGCGCCCCGATCCCCTGCTGCAGGAATTGCGGCGCATTACCGACCAGACGCTGCGCGACCTTATCAAGCAATGCCCGCTGCCGCCGGGCGCGGTACTGGCCGCGGTGGGCGGCTATGGCCGCGGCGAACTCTATCCGCATTCCGACGTCGACCTGCTCATCCTGCTGCCGCACGCGCCCTCCCCCGACGAAGAAGCAGCGGTGGAGCGGCTGGTGGCGGCGCTGTGGGACCTCGGCCTGGAGCCCGGTCACAGTGTGCGCACGATCGCCGACTGCGAGCGCGAGGCCGACGCCGACATCACGGTCGAAACGGCCTTGCTGGAATCGCGCTGGCTGGCGGGCAATCGCGCCCTGATGAAGGCCTTCGATACGGCCATGCGCGCGCGCCTGGACCCGGCCGTGTTCTTCAGCGCCAAGCGCGTCGAAATGCAGCAGCGCCATGCGCGCTACCAGGACACCCCCTACGCCCTGGAACCGAATTGCAAGGAGTCGCCCGGGGGCCTGCGCGACCTGCAGGTCATCATGTGGATGGCGCGCGCCGCCGGCTTCGGCGAAAGCTGGCGCGAGATCGCCAGGGCCGGCCTGTTGACGGCGTCCGAAGCGCGCGGCCTGCGGCGCGCCGAACAGGCCTTCAAGCGCCTGCGCATCGAACTGCACCTGATGTCAAAGCGGCGCGAGGACCGCGTGCTGTTCGACCTGCAGCCCGCGCTGGCCGAAGTCTACGGCATCAAGGCGACCGCCACGCGGCGCGCCAGCGAACTGATGATGCAGCGCTACTACTGGGCGGCTCGGCTGGTCACGCAATTGAATTCCATCCTGGTCCAGAACATCGAAGAACGGCTGTTTCCGCGGCCGGCGTCCGATGCGCGCGATATCGACGACGACTTCCGCAGCCTGCATGACCGCCTGGACGTCATCCGCGACGACGCCTTCGAGCGCAACCCCACCCTTCTGCTGCGCGCCTTCCTGGTCATGCAGCAGCATCCGCACCTGAACGGCATGTCGGCGCGCACGGTGCGGGCGATCTGGCACGCGCGCCACCGCATCGACGCGCAGTTCCGCCGCAATCCGGTCAACCGGCGCCTGTTCCTGCAGATCCTGCAGCAGCCGTCGGGCATCGTGCACGAGCTGCGCCGCATGACGATGCTGAACATCCTGCCGCGCTATCTGCCGGTGTTCCGCCGCATCGTCGGGCAGATGCAGCACGACTTGTTCCACGTGTATACGGTGGACCAGCACACGCTGACGGTGATCCGCAACCTGCGCCGCTTCACCATGCCGGAGCACGCCCAGGAATATCCCCTGGCCAGCCAGTTGATCTCCGAGCTGGACCGCCATTGGCTGTTGTACGTCGCCGCGCTTTTCCACGACATCGCCAAGGGCCGGGGCGGCGACCATTCCGAGCTGGGCGCGCGCGAAGTGCGCAAGTTCGCCCACGATCACGGGCTGGCGCCGGAAGACGCCGAACTGGTGGAATTCCTGGTCCGCCAGCATCTGCTGATGTCCACGGTGGCGCAGAAGCGCGACCTTTCGGACCCGGAGGTCGTGCGGGATTTCGCGGCCACGGTGAAAGACGAGCGCCACCTGACGGCCTTGTACCTGTTGACCGTGGCCGATATACGCGGCACCAGCCCCAAGGTCTGGAACGCCTGGAAAGGCAAACTGCTGGAAGACCTGTATCGCCTGACGCTGGGCGCACTGGGCGGCGCGCACCATGACGCCGACACCGTGCTCAATCACCGCAAGGCCGAGGCGGCCCGTCTGACGCGGCTGGCCGGCCTGCGCGACGACGCGCGCGAAGCCTTCTGGAAACAGCTGGACGTGGCCTACTTCCTGCGCCACGATGCCTCCGATATCGCCTGGCATACGCGCCACCTGTACCATCGCCCGGCCCCGGAGCAGGCGGTGGTCAAGGCGCGCCCCACGGAACAGGGCGAAGGCCTGCAGGTGATGGTCTATACCCGGGACGCGCCGGACCTGTTCGCGGCCATCTGCGGCTATTTCGACGCCAAATCCCTGAGCATCCAGGACGCGCGCATCCATACCACGCGCCACGGCTGGGCGCTGGACAGCTTCATCGTGCTGCTGCCCGACGGCGCCAGCGACCTGCGCGCGCAAGCGGCTCTGGTGGAACACGAACTGGCCGCGCGCCTGAAGGACCCGCAGACGTTCTCGCAGGCAGGCGCCGGCGGCGCGGCGCCGTATGGACGCGCGCGCCTGTCCAGGATGTCCCGGGTGTTCCCGGTGCCGCCACAGGCGGAATTGCAGCCCGACGAGCGCAGCAAATCCTGGCGGCTGTCCGTCACGGCCACCGACCGCCCGGGGCTGCTGCACGCCCTGGCGCGGGTTTTCGCCAGCCATGGTGTGAACCTGCAGATGGCCAAGGTCATGACGCTGGGCGACCGTGTGGAAGACGTTTTCATCATCGAAGGCGCCACGCTCGAAAGACCCCGCACGCAGATGCAGTTCGAACGCGCCATCCTGGATGCGCTGGCCGGGGATGGCGTACAGCGGGCCGCTGCGTGA
- a CDS encoding disulfide bond formation protein B codes for MMSTSQRTLVLIAVLAFGAVCIALVSQYVFGLQPCAWCVLQRLIYIVIGIVCLVLAFLGPVLRRLGALLGLGLALCGVWAAYYQYTVASQLLSCSQTFADKFIAGSGLDGALPSVFGIYATCMDAAVKVLGVEYAVWSLALFAILALLSLRALLRRA; via the coding sequence ATGATGTCGACTTCGCAACGCACACTGGTCCTGATCGCCGTCCTGGCCTTCGGCGCCGTCTGCATCGCGCTGGTGTCCCAATATGTCTTCGGCCTGCAGCCCTGCGCCTGGTGCGTATTGCAGCGGCTGATTTATATCGTCATCGGCATCGTCTGCCTGGTACTGGCCTTCCTGGGGCCGGTGCTGCGCCGGCTGGGCGCGCTGCTGGGCCTGGGGCTGGCCCTGTGCGGCGTGTGGGCCGCCTATTACCAATACACAGTGGCGTCGCAGCTGCTGTCGTGCTCGCAAACCTTCGCCGACAAATTCATCGCCGGCAGCGGCCTGGATGGCGCGCTGCCTTCGGTATTCGGCATCTACGCGACCTGCATGGACGCGGCCGTAAAGGTGCTTGGCGTGGAATACGCCGTGTGGAGCCTGGCGCTATTCGCGATCCTGGCCCTGCTGAGCCTGCGGGCGCTGCTGCGCCGGGCTTGA
- a CDS encoding CvpA family protein, producing the protein MTGFDFVVLAIIAVSGLLGLVRGLLKEILSLLAYILAFVAAIWWGPTVYGWLAAWIETTVLRMGAAYAAVFLVVLLGVGLVNMTLSALIRTTGLSPADHGLGGLFGLVRGALIVLVLVTVAGYTPLPQEAWWRDAMFSHTATEAVKHTKVWLPPSLASMLPY; encoded by the coding sequence GTGACCGGGTTCGATTTCGTCGTCCTGGCGATCATCGCCGTATCGGGCCTGCTCGGCCTGGTGCGGGGTCTGCTCAAGGAGATTCTTTCCCTGCTGGCCTACATCCTGGCGTTTGTCGCCGCGATCTGGTGGGGGCCGACGGTCTATGGCTGGCTCGCTGCCTGGATCGAAACGACAGTGCTGCGCATGGGCGCGGCCTATGCTGCCGTTTTCCTGGTCGTGCTGCTGGGCGTGGGACTGGTCAACATGACCCTGTCCGCCCTGATCCGCACCACCGGGCTGTCGCCGGCGGATCATGGGCTGGGCGGGCTGTTCGGCCTGGTGCGCGGGGCCCTGATCGTGCTGGTGCTGGTCACGGTCGCCGGCTACACGCCGCTGCCCCAGGAAGCCTGGTGGCGCGACGCCATGTTTTCCCATACGGCCACAGAAGCCGTCAAACATACCAAAGTGTGGTTGCCGCCGTCGCTGGCGTCGATGCTGCCGTATTGA
- the purF gene encoding amidophosphoribosyltransferase, protein MCGIVGVVGRGPVNQLLYDSLLLLQHRGQDAAGIATALGSQFNLYKAHGLVRDVFRTRNMRALPGNSGVGQVRYPTAGSSASEEEAQPFYVNAPFGIMMAHNGNLTNWRELRESLFRIDRRHINTNSDSEVLLNVLAHELQSAANGISLDDDAIFRAIAAVHRRVRGAYAVVAQIAGYGLLAFRDPYGIRPLCIGRQETEHGVEWMAASESVALEGSGFSFVRDVAPGEAVFIDMDGRFYSRQCAENAQLVPCIFEYVYFARPDSLMDGVSVYDARLRMGEYLADKVARSMRLGDIDVVMPIPDSSRPAAMQLAARLNLDYREGLIKNRYVGRTFIMPGQAVRKKSVRQKLNAIGREFQGKNVLLVDDSIVRGTTSREIVEMARAAGANKVFFASAAPPVRFPNVYGIDMPTQRELIATGRSDEEIAQTIGADALVYQDLDNMQQAVRDLNPAMSRFEASCFDGQYITGDITPEYLERLGQSRGESDEAARGGLMFNMGYAANDA, encoded by the coding sequence ATGTGTGGAATCGTAGGGGTCGTGGGGCGCGGACCGGTCAACCAGCTGCTCTATGACAGTTTGCTGCTCTTGCAGCACCGGGGCCAGGACGCGGCCGGTATCGCCACGGCGTTGGGCAGCCAGTTCAATCTGTACAAGGCCCACGGCCTGGTGCGCGACGTATTCCGCACGCGCAACATGCGGGCCCTGCCCGGCAATAGCGGCGTCGGCCAGGTTCGCTATCCCACCGCCGGTTCCAGCGCCAGCGAGGAAGAAGCCCAGCCGTTCTACGTGAACGCGCCCTTCGGCATCATGATGGCGCACAACGGCAACCTGACCAACTGGCGGGAATTGCGCGAATCCCTGTTCCGCATCGACCGCCGCCACATCAATACCAATTCCGACTCCGAAGTCCTGCTGAACGTGCTGGCGCACGAGCTGCAATCCGCCGCCAACGGCATCTCGCTGGACGACGACGCGATCTTCCGCGCCATCGCCGCCGTGCACCGCCGCGTGCGGGGCGCCTACGCGGTGGTGGCCCAGATCGCCGGCTACGGCTTGCTGGCGTTCCGCGATCCCTACGGCATCCGCCCGCTGTGTATCGGCCGCCAGGAGACCGAGCACGGCGTGGAGTGGATGGCCGCGTCCGAATCCGTCGCGCTGGAAGGCAGCGGCTTCAGCTTCGTGCGCGATGTCGCCCCCGGCGAAGCCGTCTTCATTGACATGGATGGCCGGTTCTACAGCCGCCAGTGCGCGGAAAACGCCCAGCTCGTGCCCTGCATCTTCGAGTACGTGTATTTCGCCCGTCCCGACTCGCTGATGGATGGCGTGTCGGTCTACGACGCGCGCCTGCGCATGGGCGAATACCTGGCGGACAAGGTGGCGCGCAGCATGCGGCTGGGCGACATCGACGTCGTCATGCCGATTCCGGATTCCTCGCGCCCAGCGGCCATGCAGCTGGCTGCCCGCCTGAACCTGGATTACCGCGAAGGCCTTATCAAGAACCGCTACGTCGGCCGTACCTTCATCATGCCGGGGCAGGCCGTGCGCAAGAAGTCCGTCCGGCAAAAGCTCAATGCCATCGGCCGCGAATTCCAGGGCAAGAACGTGCTCCTGGTGGACGATTCCATCGTGCGTGGAACGACCAGCCGGGAGATCGTCGAAATGGCTCGCGCGGCGGGCGCCAACAAGGTGTTCTTCGCTTCTGCCGCGCCGCCGGTGCGCTTTCCCAATGTCTATGGCATCGACATGCCGACCCAGCGCGAACTCATCGCCACGGGCCGCAGCGACGAGGAAATCGCCCAGACCATCGGCGCCGACGCCCTGGTCTACCAGGACCTGGACAATATGCAGCAGGCGGTGCGCGACCTGAATCCGGCAATGTCGCGCTTCGAGGCATCCTGCTTCGACGGCCAGTACATCACCGGCGACATCACGCCGGAGTACCTGGAGCGGCTGGGCCAGAGCCGCGGCGAGTCCGACGAGGCCGCCCGCGGTGGGCTCATGTTCAACATGGGCTACGCCGCCAACGACGCCTGA
- a CDS encoding SPOR domain-containing protein: MGLFNRKDSASDAPTGRPRPSVSSEAQAAELRGRARRRLAGAVALVLAAVIILPMVLDSEPARVSDDIPIRIPDRNSPYQPAVSEPQAPAADAGSAGATGTGTPATAGVAAPVAPGAQAPGTAPASGQAPVGSGQPLTSADAGKPATQGRVDTGRPGTDPAHADAGRAVPRSDSRAEAPKPEPKPETRPEPKPAAKPEPAPRTDDGSKALALLEGRGAASAPAKPATDARAAADAKGNFVLQIAAYTTQADAQARRDKLHSAGVTNAFVQEASVGGKQQYRLRVGPFPSREAAQAAQARLRTLGYDNGFIAAQ, from the coding sequence ATGGGTCTGTTTAATCGGAAAGATTCCGCGTCCGACGCACCGACGGGACGGCCGCGCCCCTCCGTATCCAGCGAGGCCCAGGCGGCCGAACTCCGTGGGCGGGCCAGGCGCCGCCTGGCGGGCGCCGTGGCGCTGGTGCTGGCGGCGGTCATCATTCTGCCCATGGTGCTGGATTCCGAGCCCGCCCGCGTCAGCGACGATATTCCCATCCGTATCCCCGATCGCAACTCACCCTACCAGCCTGCCGTATCCGAGCCGCAGGCGCCAGCCGCCGATGCAGGGTCCGCCGGCGCGACGGGCACGGGCACGCCCGCGACCGCCGGCGTGGCCGCTCCGGTTGCGCCCGGGGCCCAGGCTCCTGGGACGGCGCCCGCATCCGGGCAGGCACCGGTGGGTTCCGGCCAGCCGCTTACCTCCGCCGACGCCGGCAAGCCCGCCACGCAGGGCAGGGTGGATACCGGGCGCCCCGGCACCGATCCGGCACATGCCGATGCCGGCCGCGCCGTTCCCCGTTCGGACAGCCGTGCCGAAGCGCCCAAGCCCGAACCCAAGCCGGAAACCCGCCCCGAACCCAAGCCCGCCGCCAAGCCGGAACCCGCGCCGCGCACCGACGACGGCAGCAAGGCGCTGGCGCTGCTGGAAGGCCGTGGCGCGGCCAGCGCGCCCGCCAAGCCGGCGACGGACGCGCGCGCCGCGGCGGATGCAAAGGGCAATTTCGTGCTGCAGATCGCGGCCTATACCACCCAGGCGGACGCCCAGGCCCGGCGCGACAAACTGCATTCGGCCGGCGTGACCAACGCTTTCGTCCAGGAAGCCTCGGTCGGCGGCAAACAGCAATACCGGCTGCGCGTGGGCCCATTCCCCTCGCGCGAGGCAGCCCAGGCGGCCCAGGCAAGGCTGCGCACCCTGGGCTATGACAACGGTTTCATCGCCGCGCAGTGA
- the map gene encoding type I methionyl aminopeptidase, translating to MGIVTDPADLDKMRLACQDAARVLDYLTPFVKPGVTTGELDRLALDYLTNELKVKSATVGYAPPGYPPFPGAICTSVNHQVCHGIPGDKVLKNGDVLNIDVTIIKDGWFGDTSRMFYVGEPSILARRLTDITYECMWLGIRQVRAGATLGDIGNAIQKHAEGSGFSVVREFCGHGVGRRFHEDPQVLHYGKPGTGVKLVPGMIFTIEPMINAGRREIRQLSDGWTVVTRDHSLSAQWEHTVLVTETGYEVLTVSPGMPAPPAFVTETVAVPAI from the coding sequence ATGGGCATAGTCACCGACCCCGCCGATCTCGACAAGATGCGCCTCGCCTGCCAGGACGCCGCGCGTGTACTGGATTACCTCACGCCTTTCGTCAAGCCCGGCGTCACCACCGGCGAGCTCGACCGGCTGGCCCTGGACTACCTGACCAACGAACTGAAGGTGAAGTCCGCGACGGTAGGCTACGCACCGCCCGGCTATCCGCCGTTTCCCGGAGCCATCTGCACCTCCGTCAATCACCAGGTATGCCACGGCATCCCGGGCGACAAGGTGCTAAAAAACGGGGACGTACTGAACATCGACGTTACCATCATCAAGGATGGCTGGTTCGGCGATACCAGCCGGATGTTCTACGTCGGCGAACCCTCCATCCTGGCGCGGCGCCTGACCGACATCACCTATGAGTGCATGTGGCTGGGCATCCGCCAGGTGCGCGCCGGCGCCACCCTGGGCGATATCGGCAACGCCATCCAGAAACACGCGGAAGGCAGCGGCTTTTCCGTGGTGCGCGAATTCTGCGGGCATGGCGTCGGCCGGCGCTTCCACGAGGACCCGCAGGTGCTCCACTACGGCAAGCCGGGCACGGGCGTCAAACTGGTACCCGGCATGATTTTCACGATCGAGCCTATGATCAATGCGGGCCGCCGGGAAATCCGCCAGTTGTCCGACGGCTGGACCGTGGTCACGCGCGACCACAGCCTGTCGGCGCAATGGGAACACACGGTGCTGGTCACGGAAACCGGCTACGAGGTGCTGACCGTCTCGCCGGGCATGCCGGCCCCGCCCGCCTTCGTCACCGAAACCGTCGCGGTCCCCGCGATCTAG
- a CDS encoding MarC family protein, with protein MLVHDYLLVFGRSFLFALATLLPFLNPPAVAPIFWTLTEGASSATRTVLAKRVAINVGVMLTIAMVAGNVLLSFFGLSLAIVRVGGGLLVITSAWRLVNSPDAGAQNAARAAESFTPEMAKARAFYPLTFPITCGPGSIAAAITVGASLREPDRIVSLVKLAGSLPGILVTSLSLYACLRFAAQFLYRLGDNGTAVFMRLSAFVMLCLGVQIVWDGVHELLLGVLVEAVGNGAGNR; from the coding sequence ATGCTCGTGCACGACTATCTGCTGGTATTCGGCCGCAGTTTCCTTTTCGCGCTTGCCACGCTGCTGCCGTTCCTGAATCCACCAGCGGTCGCGCCGATTTTCTGGACGCTGACCGAAGGCGCCTCCAGCGCGACCCGCACGGTCCTGGCCAAACGCGTCGCCATCAATGTGGGCGTGATGCTGACCATCGCCATGGTGGCCGGCAACGTTCTCTTGTCGTTCTTCGGCCTGTCGCTGGCCATCGTGCGGGTCGGCGGCGGCCTGCTGGTGATCACCAGCGCCTGGCGGCTGGTGAACTCGCCCGATGCCGGCGCGCAGAATGCCGCGCGGGCCGCCGAATCCTTCACGCCGGAAATGGCCAAGGCGCGGGCGTTCTATCCGCTTACCTTTCCCATCACCTGCGGTCCCGGCTCCATCGCCGCGGCAATCACGGTGGGCGCCTCGCTGCGCGAGCCCGACCGTATCGTCAGCCTGGTCAAACTGGCCGGATCGCTGCCCGGGATCCTGGTTACTTCGCTGAGCTTGTACGCCTGCCTGCGCTTCGCCGCCCAATTCCTGTACAGGCTGGGCGACAACGGCACCGCGGTGTTCATGCGCCTTTCCGCCTTCGTCATGCTATGCCTGGGCGTGCAGATCGTGTGGGACGGCGTGCATGAACTCCTGCTTGGCGTACTGGTCGAAGCCGTGGGCAATGGGGCCGGCAACCGCTGA